CAAATCAGCGTTCATGAGAATCCGGCTATTTTCCGTATTCAGACTGGCACTTTGAACAACCCGAGCCGACAAGCCATCCATTCTCGACAAAACAAAGGTCACGCCCATGTTGGATGTGGTGGTGTGGAGATCAATCAGAAAATAGGGCTCGCTATCCGACCAATTTTGAACTTGCTCGGTTAGCTCCCGGGCCCGGCTGAATTCATAGTCATGTGCTTGGGCTTGAGTTCGATGGCCAAAACTTCGATTGAGGTCACTATCAATAAATCGACGGTTTTCTTCGGTTGCCCTAGGGTTAGCCAACAAAAATAGGTACTCGTGATCAGCCGGTAAGCCCTTGCCCTGAGTGGCCAACCACTTTTTTATCAAGTAGACGCCCGTCTTCTCATTACCGTGAGTTCCCCCCACCAGAACCACCTTCATTTGGCCTCCCAACCAATCATTTCAATACTTTAGAGGCTACACGTGAGGACAGCCCAGATCCAGCGGAATTCACATCCTAGCCGGGAGAATTTACCAAACCCCGCAATTTTACCCAAGGCCAAGACCTGTAAACCCTCCAAGTCAAGGCAAAGGACTGCGGTTTTTGCCACCCATTGATAAAAGCGGACCAACCTAATCGTCGAGGAGAACGGGCTTATGGCAAAGACTCTATTATTGTGTGTTTTCGCTCTACTGATCCAATCAGGTGCTCAGGCGGAAGTGAATTACTGCGGCAAACTCACCAGTGTTGGATATGAAAACGACATCTGGACCAACTACCGCATGGGAATCCTGAACAAGGATCGTCGGGAGCCCCAGTACGTGACTGTTAAAGACGAAGCAGCTGTTGCCAAGGCCATGGAACTTGTGGCCAAGAACAACCCCGATTACCCGGCCGATTACACTTCTTTTGACTGGCGGGCCAAAGATGACCAGAACAACAGTTACTGGGTTTGCATCAAGGGGAGCGATTTCCCCGACTACGGCCCCTTTGTTCAGGAAGTCACGTCCATGACTTTCTGGCATAACGGCGTCAAACAGTAAGAGATAACGAGCCTTCCATATATATTGACTGATATGAATGGGCACAAAGTGATCAACGCTTTGTGCCTTATTTTTTTTCGTAACTTTCTCCCGTCACCCTCATACCTGTGGGTGAGAACAATTATCCAAAGTCATTTTGGACAAGGGAGGAATCATGAAAGCACTTTTAAGTTTATCGTTTCTATTTTTGGGCTGGACCACTTCTGCGGGAGCCAGCGAAATCCAACCGGATCGCAACGTGGCCGAGTACAATTTGGGCACTGCCGCGTTAGGACTCAAGGGCTTTGACCCCGTCTCCTATTTTGCTGAAGGAGGAAACCAACCACTGCAGGGAAGCCCCGAACTCTCCGCCAGCCATGATGGGGTTCAATACTTTTTTGCCACAGAAGAAAACCGGGAACTGTTCGTCGCCAATCCCCTAAAGTATGAGCCTACCTACGGTGGCTGGTGTGCATGGGCGATGGCCAATGGCAGCCGGGTTGATATTGATCCCACCATTTACACGATCAATGGCAACCGCCTGCACTTTTTCATCGCTCAACGGGCCAAACGCAACTTTGACCGCAACATTCCCCACTACGAAAAATTGGCCGACGACACTTGGTTTCAATTTTCTGGTGAGGGCCCACGCTTCTAAAAAGGCAGGCACCGACCATGACACCCATCCGTTACCACCTTTCCCTAATATCCTTTCTTCTAATCATGGTGGGCTGCAAAGCCCACCACGATATCCCCGCCGATGACGGCATGGGATTTGACAAGACCACAGAGAGTCTGGACTTCGCCACCACCTCTTCTGAAGTTTTAGACAGGAGCTGTGTCAGGTGTCATGAGCACTACAGTGACTACGATTCGGTTGTGCGTGAACTCAGAGAGATTGGAACCTCTGTACGCGCCGGCCGAATGCCAAAAGATGGCCCGGCCCTTTCGCGCCGCCAGCGAGAGCTTCTTCTCTCTTGGGTGGATGCCGGTGGTCCCCGCGAAGTTGGTGACCTACCCATTGACATCCCTGAGAGGAATTTACAGCCCACATGGGAATCCCTATCGGAAAACCTCTTTCGCCCCCATTGCGTTGTTTGTCACAACCCCAATGGTCAGGTGAAATATCTGGATTTTTCCAGTTACGACTCCACGATGTCACAAAGCAAATTGTTATTTAATCATCCGGAAGCCGAAAAGACCTATTTGATTCAGGTGATTTTAGATCCCTTTGAGCCCATGCCGCCGAAGAACTCCCGAGTTAAGAGATTGGATCAAGAACAACTCTCGACTCTTTTGGAGTGGATTCGGCTGGGATTTCCCGAATAAGCCGTTTGTTTTATTTGGGTGGGACTGACGACATGGGACCAATCAAGGCTTGAGCCCGGGCGGTGGCAATTTGCTGTTCACTCAATTGAATAGCCTGTGACGGATCGCCACTTGGGCCCATGAGATTTCCAGAGATTTCTTCGTGACCTAGGCCCAAGCTGTGTCCCAGCTCGTGAGCAAGAATGTTATAGTGAGTTTCATTTTGTCGGTTAAGTTCTGTGTAATAGGCTGTGCCGACTCCACCCATGTATAGACCGGCGGCGCCAAAATTGAACTTGCGAATGATTGCCACCTTCCAGGTCAGGGAATCAGTCGTCGGCGGGGCAATGCGCGCCAGGACTGGTTTGATTTCCTGAGATCCTAGAAGTTCACTTCCGGCTGGAAACTCCTGAGCCGTGACGTATTTGGTTTGGATATCCGTAATCTCAAATTTAATTCCTGCCTGCTGCCAAATGGCATTGGTCACATCAAATGCCTCCAAGACCTGTTGATCTGAAAATGTGGCGCCAAAGGAGGGTGCGGCCTCAAACTCATAGAGATAAACTTGAACCTTAACGGCGATCATTCCAGGTATCTCTTCGATGGGGATTTCCACCCCTGGAGGCTCTCCGCCCAGGTCTTCTCCGCCCTCCTGCTCATAGACTTGACCCTCCTGGCGAGGCTGGAAGTCCTGGAATCCACTACATCCACTTAGAATGAAAAGAAATAGGCTTGCGACAACAGGTAGCCGAAGATGTAAGTCCGTACTCATCGGTTTATCCCCCTTTGATGTCTCAGTAACCCCTGGTGTCTCAAAAAGTTGCAGACTTTTCAGGGCCGATCGACGTCTCAATTTGAGACAGCGGCTGTATCCCTAGTTTTTTCGTGGAATACAGAAGTAGTTCACGCTGATGGCTGGGTTGGTGCCATTTTTGCGTGGATAAGGATAAATGGTGCGTGTGCGGGTGGTGTACTCAGAGTTGACCTCATAACCCGCCAAAGAGGCGCACTTGTGCCAACTAAGTCGATCACAGGGGCTATTGGGATCATCAATTGCTGGCCTCAGCCCTTGCCCGGATATCGCATGAAAATAGCGAAAACCCGCATGATAGGTGTTCCAACCCGTAGCCAGCAGATCCTCATCCGAAAGAGCTGATTCCTCTGTGAAGATCACGAGAATCCCCGCATCACAATACTTCTTAAAGACCTGGATCATCTTCTCATTAGATTGATTTCGAACTTCATGAAAACCATTTCCCACCACCATCACTGCTCCCTGGGGCTTACAACCTGCCCGCATGATGGCGTCGATGAGGATTTCGGGCTCGCCAATATCTGCCCTGCGAACAAAGCGCATATCAGCCGGCAGTTCACCCCGACTCCGTGCCTCCTCAGCTCGGGCGATGGCCGCCTCCTCTAGATCGGCACCAAAATAGTGCACAGTCTTGTCAGGATGTTTTTTGTAGTGCTGGCGGGTTGCTTCACCTTGGCCGACGGCATGTTCGATGTACACGTCATAATCAAAGCCCGTTGCTTCACAGTACCGGGACAGACTCTCATTGATCAGATGAAAGGTTTTGGCGTTGGCCTGCTGACTCGCGACGACGTTTGCCCCACGAGACACCCACACCTCGGTCTTTTGACCTTTTAACAAGGTCGTATGATGAGCCATATAAGAGTGATAGGCGTGAATAATTCCGTAGGGTCCTGGTGCCCGGGCAAATACTCGGTCCCCAAGCAGCGTTACGGCGTCGTTGTCAGCAATCAGTCCGGCTCGTCGCAGGCAACTGAGTTGATTGGGAGTCAGGCCTGGGACTATCTCTTGGATATAAGTCTCATACTTTAGCTGAGAAGTGAATCCTTGGGTCCTTAGCGCAATCACCAAAGGTACAATGCGAAATCCAAGTTCGATATCATTTAGTGTAGGATACCAGCCTTCACTGTCCGAGGGATGGTTCGAAAGCTGAAAAAATTCATTCACTTCATCAGTGCCCGATCCGAGCGCCAAGCCCTGGCCAATCTTCTCCACCATATCCTCACAAAATCGTCTGTCCAGTGGCGAGATCTGGGAAAAAATATTCTGCGCCCAGGGGCGAGAGTTGAGTGCATACCCTTGGGAGGACAAAGCGAGAATGCCACGCGAATGGAGCATTATTAAATCCTGCTCCAGCTGGGCAGAATCCAGGGCGAATTTCTTGGCTAAGCCCTCGGTCGTGAGCGGCTTGTTTTGCTTAAAGGCTTCGACCAAGCCCAACTGATGGAAGGAATTCAGGATGTGCCTGAGAGTCCACAGGTCCGTTCCGGAAGTGACCCCCGCTGTATTGACGATATTGCGGACAACACTCAAGGCCCGGTCTACGCTGACTTCATCACTGTCTTCCCATCCGTGACTGGCCTCAAGC
This is a stretch of genomic DNA from Pseudobdellovibrionaceae bacterium. It encodes these proteins:
- a CDS encoding matrixin family metalloprotease; amino-acid sequence: MSTDLHLRLPVVASLFLFILSGCSGFQDFQPRQEGQVYEQEGGEDLGGEPPGVEIPIEEIPGMIAVKVQVYLYEFEAAPSFGATFSDQQVLEAFDVTNAIWQQAGIKFEITDIQTKYVTAQEFPAGSELLGSQEIKPVLARIAPPTTDSLTWKVAIIRKFNFGAAGLYMGGVGTAYYTELNRQNETHYNILAHELGHSLGLGHEEISGNLMGPSGDPSQAIQLSEQQIATARAQALIGPMSSVPPK